The Strix uralensis isolate ZFMK-TIS-50842 chromosome 23, bStrUra1, whole genome shotgun sequence genome has a segment encoding these proteins:
- the LOC141953849 gene encoding guanylin-like, translating to MKGLLSFTVLAVLLLVPSCQAVYVQDGDLKFSLESVKKLKELMDENRHIHHRMVVPMSSYSPCHEKDLPEEFQSVCKREDASVIFERLNLAVQDPDLCEICANAACAGCF from the exons ATGAAAggcttgctttcttttacagTCCTTGCAGTCCTTTTACTGGTGCCCAGCTGCCAAGCAGTCTACGTTCAG GATGGAGACTTGAAATTCTCCCTTGAGTCTGTGAAGAAGCTAAAGGAGCTTATGGATGAGAACAGACACATCCACCATCGCATGGTGGTTCCAATGTCTAGCTATTCTCCTTGTCATGAAAAAGATCTCCCTGAGGAGTTCCAATCTGTGTGCAAAAGAGAAGATGCATCCGTGATTTTTGAGAGGCTGA ACCTGGCTGTTCAAGACCCCGATTTATGTGAAATCTGTGCCAATGCTGCGTGCGCTGGTTGCTTTTGA
- the LOC141953847 gene encoding TBC1 domain family member 22B-like, whose translation MMVREKTHLEKFWQLLSRHSTDLDELRKCSWPGVPREVRPVTWRLLSGYLPANMEQQKLTLQHKREECFSFIQQCYDSRNEEHHQDTYQQIRIDVPRTNPLIPIFQQLLVQEIFERILFIWAIRHPASGCVQGINDLVTLFFVVLLSEYVGWDPVGTLG comes from the exons ATGATGGTGAGGGAGAAAACCCACCTGGAGAAGTTTTGGCAGCTCCTTTCCAGGCACAGCACGGACCTGG ATGAGCTGAGGAAATGCAGCTGGCCCGGTGTGCCCAGAGAGGTCCGGCCCGTGACATGGCGTCTCCTCTCA GGTTATCTCCCTGCAAACATGGAGCAGCAAAAGCTGACCTTGCAGCACAAGCGGGAGGAGTGCTTCAGCTTCATCCAGCAGTGTTATGATTCCCGGAACGAGGAGCACCATCAAGACACCTACCAACAG ATCCGCATCGACGTTCCAAGGACCAACCCGCTCATACCCATCTTCCAGCAGCTGCTTGTCCAGGAG ATCTTTGAAAGAATCCTGTTTATCTGGGCCATTCGACACCCAGCCAGCGGCTGTGTGCAGGGAATCAATGACCTGGTCACTCTGTTCTTCGTTGTGCTCCTCTCTGAGTATGTTG GTTGGGACCCTGTGGGCACCCTTGGCTGA